In Lathyrus oleraceus cultivar Zhongwan6 chromosome 2, CAAS_Psat_ZW6_1.0, whole genome shotgun sequence, the DNA window atatgcttggaaagccatggaattcattgagacattataggtcattttcaaccatgaagcactcaaatttttctaagttatatgatcagtttttcataccaacttcaacatgacataactttgttctcaagcatccaaattcaaaatttcTTGGTAGATTTAaatcttggccatgatgttaacacagTGCAAAAAGAATGAGATCAAAAAGCTTCATGTGTAGGGtgccccattgggttgaacatggtgacttgtaactgaagaGATTGCCATTGCCCGAGTTTTGAACTTCACTGATCTCAActccaagccaaattagcatgcGTTTTGGACGTAAACATGTTTAAGCAAGTCTCAaaagttaattgacccttaaaatgcatcatttggttgagatttgatgagTTTTAActcacacttttcacacactcagatcaaattcattttgcatgaattatgcatcatttcacacgtatttggatttaatcacattccctataaatatAGGAATTTATTCATTCATTTGTAAGCTTTAGAGAGTCAAGAAATCCCTGTTGCAACTTGAAATGTTTCCAGAGACTacaactatcgtgttttgagtttcagcttgtttcaatccaatttcttgattcaTTAGCACcttcggcatcctctgaaacCTTTGCAAAAATTCCAAAGCTTTGAGACCTTCAAAAGTGCTCTAACTAGATCGAGCTTCATAAACTTCTGAccaccatctggacaaggtagttctgagcatcatttgaactcaaacaagttaccataatatagtccttcactctctgatgttttttcctaacttatctggtgttgattgatcgtgttcatcattaaattttgtttttcgtggcttgcttatttatgaaacttctctgaaattccctttgctcagtttatataaatgaatttggagcataaggttgaattcaggatgagaagaggatcacaatggtggtaGTCTCGTGTCTTGAATTTACCAAACAATAAAACTCCAGTGAGagttcaccggagaagacgactGGAGTTTTCTCAAGTTGTCTGAATTTGATTAGACATGTTGTAGGAACTAAATGTTCTGATTGTTTGGATTTAAATTGGATCATGTGTTTGGCTTGCAGCGTGTTCCATCGTGTTCTCTAACATatggagtgttggatctgccacgtcaattaatgaggtgtgATCCAACACTCGGTGTTTTTTAagattttaattaattttattttttatttttaattactttttcattaaaaattcatagtaatttcattttttatccaaaaaatcccaaaatagtttcttaaattctcttttatttttcctcacccgatttttatttttccatattttatttcactaattttctatttttcatgaattttctattttctcctttttttaattggtttaaaaataattttttgtattttaaatttctggaaaaattattatattttattttcaatcTTCCAtagttttcttggccatttatttggtgttttgaaggactttatgaattttccattttatttctattttagaattcatttaaaaatacatttgaagcatttttattttattttattgcattttattttGTGTGACCCTTGTGAACTTCTattggccttggatcatgatggtttggacttcAAGTCTAATCAgactcaatggatcttgggtgttgatggggtgaaaaccctaatccaccaaaatggatgattgattttgattatgacttgatcaaacttttggtccaatttggatgtgacttctcttgtgtctctcttcttcatctctttcttttccctttaATCAATTGGATGGTatgtgtccatcttgttcatgatgtatgaattggtacttgatgaactttcatcattttaAATCTATCTCCTAATTGATGGATCATTTAAGatactttggattgatgcataagtttgtaTTAAGTGTCATGAtgtgtggattgaagtaatggaccatctTCCTAGCTTTTATGCTTGATCATCCCCTTTTTTTGTGGCATGCCTTTAGGAGAATAATTTACATATaatttctctagcatgtattaacatAAACATTATCATTAAtcgatctcagatagttgtgacttctacataagtccaattacgattgcttaacataacgctaaatttaTCTCAAGGAAAACAaagacatttttataagtgagattgtaagtctcatattCCTCATGGTAATGTATGAAatttttctcattttccattttgtgagagctagtggcatacttgttgattttattcaagttggagcccttctcataaatgatgtataggttcatactttcatgcttgtgaatggatggttgagtgttctccaaaaaatggTCAAACCATATTTTATCTTTGATTACTAACATCCTTTATTAACactttacttgtattaacttttatttcCAAGTCACTTACTTTATGCTCCTTTATCTTAGAGTATCTCCAACCGTGAACCCATTTTTGGGTTCTTTGTGGGACCTATTAAGCCACGTCAGCTTGAAGCAACTCAACTACTTTTTCACTCCAATGGTGCAACTCTGAAGAACTCAGATTGGATCTCACAActttattttatatattaatattttattcatattaaattttatattaattaaaataataattttagtgttttaaattaaatttgatataaaataaaaaaaattaaattaaacttATAATTTAAAATGATAATTAAAGTTAATCACAAATACATGATAtataattaaaaacaataaaaataaataacatcaCATAATTAATCAAACTtaaatttcatcatcttcatgtCCAAAACGTTCCCAAATATATTCGACTAGATCTCGTTGAAGTTTACGATGAACTTGTTTTTCTTGAATACTTGCTCTTCTTTGTAGTCTTGTTGCAAGATTTGGATGAGGACCGCTAAATGTTTCAGTTACTGAGTTATTGATATCCATATTATCATAAGAGTAATCAAAATTACCTTCATATGTATGTCGTTCGTCTTCCACAATCATGTTGTGCAATATGATGCAGGCATATATGGTATGCTTGAGAGTGTCCATGTGCCAGGAACGCGCTGGGCCATGTATAATTGCAAATCGAGattgaagcactccaaatgctCGCTCCACATCTTTTCTAGCCGATTCTTGATGTTGAGCaaataattttttcttttctcCCTGTGGCATTGAAATAGTCTTGACAAATGTAGCCCACTCGGGATATATACCATCTGCTAAATAATACCCCATATTATATGGTGTCCCATTGATTGTATATTGCACATTGGGAGCACGTCCTTCCAAAATATCGTTAAACATGTTGGATTGGTTCAGCACATTAATGTCATTGTTTGAACCTGCAATACCAAAAAAAGCATGCCAAATCCATAAGTCTTGTGATGCCACTGCTTCAAGCATGATTGTGGGCTTACCATGATCACCTCGACAAAATTGTCCTTTCCATGCAACAGGACAATTTTTCCATACCCAATGCATACAATCGATGGAACCCAACATACCTGGAAAGCCACGTGACTCTCCCATTTGTAAAAGATGTTCAAGATCAGTGTTGTTAGGCTTTCTCAAATACTCAGCGCCAAATACAACATTGACACCCTTAACAAATCTTTCTAAGCACTCAATTGAAGTGTTTTCACCGATTCGAACATATTCGTCTACAAGGTCAGCAGGAGACCCATACGCCAGCATACGAATAGCAGATGTACATTTCTGCAATGGTGAAAGACCCATTTTACCAGTTGCATCGACCCTCATTTGGAAATATTCATCATGATTTCCAAGGGAATCTACAACTCGAAGAAATACATGCCTATGCATTCTGAACCTTCTTCGGAATTGAACATCTGTGTATATTGGGTTTTCCGAGAAGTAGTCATTGAATAATCGATTGTGCCCTTCTTCACGACCTCGATCTACCGTTGTTCTTCTCTTTGGCCTAGAGGAACTTCCAGATCGACGTTCAttctgaagttgttgttcttCATCACTGTCGTTCATAAATTCTTCTTCAACCAACTCCCAAAATTCTTGATCGTAATTATCTGAATTGTCTGAATCCATTTAGTGAGTAAAGAATGAGATAAAAATGAGAAGAATAAGATGAGAATGAGAGAACAATGACATAAGTGGTAGTATATATAATGGTTTGAATAACGGCTAGTTTGAATAACGGCTAGTTTGAATAACGGCTAGTTTAAATTAAAGTGGTAGTTTGAATAACGGCTAGTTTAAATTAAAGTGGTACTAATGACCATTTTACATAGGTGTTGATAAATTAAAGTGGTACTAATGACCATTTTACATAAGTGATACTAACTACATTCCATATTTTTTTCATCTTATTACAATTTTTCATGAATATCTCGTTGACTATCGTTCATAGTAGAAGTTTCTTTCATCATCATTTGCACTACCCTTAATTCTAGCTCGTCCTCCTTAGCTTGCGCAAGTCTGTCCATTGTTATTGCTCTTTTATTCTTTGCATCTTGCGTTGCATTTGGAATTTCTAATGTCTTACCCTTCCGTTTTGCTGCTTTTTGTCCCATTGGACGCTCCATTGGTGATGATGAGTTAAACTCATAACTTGAAGTTGTATCTGGGTTCTCTGATGATGCCCCACTAGCATAAGTCTTTGTTATTTTTGCAGAACTTCCAATCGATTCTTCGACGATGCGTCATTTAGCTTCATCTTTTAACAATCGCCATGCACACTCAAGATTGAATGTTGTACCTTAATCCTGAGCAAAAATAGCATGTGCATCTGCCATGACATCGGTCTCGGATGTCCCACTTTTCTTTCCTTTAAGAGCAATTTTGTAACACCTAACAAATTTTTGAACCATGCCATTTATTCTATGCCATCGACATTTTAATTGTCCCCCTAACTTTTCCCGCAATTGCCCATGATATTGATTATAACTAGCAGCAATTCTTAACCAAAAACTCTCAGCCTTTTGATCAACTCCCACAATTGGATCCTTTGAAACATTGAGCCATGATTGGATAAGTAGTATATCCTCTTCCCTTGTAAATTGCTCTCGAGATCTTTTTTTATCGACAACCCTTTCTTCTTTTTCAGTACCAACTTGAGTAGAAAATGGTGGGACTTGAGTAGAAAATGGTGGAACTTGAGTAGAGAATTCCATACTATTAGATTTCATTTGAGGTATAGGATACATATTTGGAGTGTTTGGTGACGGAAGAAATATGGCGGGGTTTGTTGGCACCGGTGGAATTTGAGAATTTTGAGGATTAGGATTTTGATAATTTTGCATGTAATTGAAAAAAGCTTGTTGATAATGAAAATGATTAGGATCCATTTGGCCTAAACAATTGTAATTTGAAGTAAAAAGATGAAATTTTTAGTTAaatattttgtaaaaaaaatgCTAATGAGaaaaaattgttgaaaaaaaattaaaagtataggaataaaatgatgaaattgtgagagagaaatttcaaattgaagaGAAAATAAAAGTGAGAGAAATTTGTGTTGGTAAATTTTTGGAAACCAAAattatatttataataaaaaaataagtttaaaaaataaaataaaaaaataagtaGCCGTTGAACGGCTAGTTTCTAAATTAAAAAGTAGAAAAAAAGAAAGGTTACCGTTGCTTCACATTACGCTGCTCCCCACGCTGGCATATGCTTGAAACGAGAAAAAGTGAAAAGATGGGTGCCATGCTGGCAAACCCATTGAAGGAACCACCAATGGAGGTGGTCTTATGCCACTTACTTTATACTTTATACTTTGCATTccatatcatattgtttgtgatttttgtcatttgttctttgtccatttggacttttcttttatatcattgtaaagaatacattaataaagaaaaccctaaaaaagaaaCTTGGTTATCCTGATTTATGaacttgtggttactatccttggcatcattgtggagttatagacttagaattaggatcttggCCTTTGCTTTGGGACTTATGATTTGAGACCCTAGAATTCATCTGGTGCCTTTGACTTGGGATTTCCTTTTGAAGTTATGGTTGAGTTACTCTgatttcatctaatacatggattattattttcttattctGGCTTGCATGAGGCTTAATTCAAAGtagggaattcttgcttgacttatgtcataaagcttgttatttcttggttagatctttcctccctaacttttactttatgctttaggatagtctaTTCTTCTCCTtcccccttctttaattttcaaaatcttctctctttttcaaaaccttcttgtttttaGACTTGAATTACTATCTCAATAAAACTTGACTTTTGccaagtgattttcaaaacatttttcttaaataaatgttaatccatcttaagcatgtttagaccaatttcaaaagaccaaaaaaatgcataactcattcaaatcattttgtgcctttgtgcacttttccttttaaaactcTTCTCAAGGTATTAGACATGAGTTGTTTCCATAGTTGATATATAATTCTCCTATCCTCGTAGCATTGATAACAATTCTTTTCCAtctgtgagagctagtggcatacattttgatccttatccaagttggaacCCTTCTCATGATGATACAAAGTactcatacttgtgggtgactagttgagtattctccatttcactttgttggtacgtaggcatgagacttcaaaagacttggcaaacaccaaaaataagaaaaaaaatacTTCTTTTACCATCTCTCCAATATTTTACAAACAACACTCATTTTTCAaaccatggatgtttagggtgataatacattccctttgcataactaacccctgaacccttgttctcttttattagttttgttttaaaacttcttcgggttttattcgtactttgTCCTTTTTCCTTTGGAGATAATAAAAGCGTGATGGTGACTATTGCTTTATGAGCTAAGCCAATCAATAGCTTGATCTCAAAAATTTTACCGCTACAGAGAAGTcgcgactctgctggggagtagtccctagtgggttaagcccatatttttttttgtgtgcatatgttatgtttgatgttgtttgttattatttgttttgtctggtgcttggtgatctatgtATGGTGAGATAAGTCCTATACCCGGACTTTAGAGCTCTTATGATAGGAGGGGGGTATAGTCATGTTTGGCTTACGTGGAGTTATTCCTTATTAAGCTGGCTTGAGATTCCCCGTTCAGTGGGGGccctttgggattactgatgtcacacgagtagtcataATTGGCTTTACTTTTTCCGACCTTGGAGcctgagaagctgaggaccttagaacccttaactCGTCTTGGCCTTTTAAGATTTAGTGTGATGGAcattcaggtgtagacttgatttagttgttacgtgatactacactcggacgagtttctcttgagaatattattggttgatGAGTAGTCGTTTAAGCTagtaatatccaaaagatggaatcatgactctgggaaatttttagaaccttgttgtacaagtgattatacccttagtacGTACATTGTGGGTTGGTTCCTACCCTTGGCTCCATGGTCGTGACTCCGAACCTTTGGACCTTATTTGTGTGCTTTGTGTGATATTGTTTGTGGCTGTTGCATCATGCACTCGTGGCATTCATAAGAATTTTTATCAATTCTCAAGGAACTTAGAGACTCTTTTTTCAAACATCGCAGAAATTTTGATCATAGATATTGGAAGGAGGAATACTCGaaaatacagtttcagatgtcctggTCTTATGGAATTAAAGAAGCTATCATCTTTTATGGATGATCCTAAGGGTTTCAGAAATCATTTTGGAAGACTTCTATATGTTCTATCTACTGATGTTGAATATGGTCTTGTTTGTactttggttcagttctatgatccagttTACCGGTGTTTCACTTTCCCCGATTATCAGCTATTGCCTACCATGGAGAAGTATGCTCATGTTTTAGGTATGCCAGTTTCTGATAGAGTTCCTTTTTTATTGTGAACAACGTTTCAATGCTTTATTCACAAATAATTGGCATTTTGTACTCAAGCAGAAAAAATTATAAAGTAAAGGAAGAGACTCAAAAAACAAATTTCATTAATTGAGATTTGGCCCGTACATGGGAGATATTACATAAAGAAGTAATTCCCGTAAGAAGAGATTACCAAAAATATAATAAGATGTAAAAGTGGCAATGAAGAACAAATTTATTCATGTCTGTGTTGAAGTCAAGACATGTTATTATCCCTATGTCTTCTAGGTCACAATACTTTGCTTCCGACGATGATGATTGAATTGATTACTCCCATCTAAATTCTTGTCGTAGGAAGAAAGAAATGAGGCGGTCATATGCCTTTTGGATATCCTtaatttttcctggaccgctCTTTTTGAGTCTTAGTCCACCGGAATAATATACCCTATTTTGCCTATGCCTCCCTTTTGGATTTTCGATTTACCGGGTTTTATTTTTATACAtgtccctaattttttcctggatttCTCTTTCAAGTTTTCAATACACCGGGACACCCTaattttttgcctaagtttccctTTAGGGTTTTCGACTTAGCAGGATTTTTATCTTCTTTTTCTAGGCATAatatttcttgattgcatctgagTTTATAGCTCGTGGTAACTCAGCTTCGTCCTTAATTGTGAGAatcaaagctccgccagagaaggCCTTCTTCACGACATATGGTCCCTTATAGTTTAGGGTCCATTTGTCGCGGGGATATTTATGGATGGGTAGGATTTTCCTGAGCACTAGATCGCCTTCTTCGAAATATCGAGGACaaactttcttgtcgaatgctttcttgAGCCTTCTTTGATATAGCTGCTCGTGACATACCGCATCCATGCGCTTATCTTCTATGAGGTTTAATTGATCGAACCTGGTTGTACCCATTCCGCTTCGTCTAATTTGGtatccatcaggactcttaatAAAGGGATTTCGACTTTGATAGGGAGTACAACTTCGGTACCACATACCAGAGAAAAGGGAGTTGCTCCTGTTGAGGTGCGGATGGAAGTTCTGTAGCCGTGTAGTGaaaaagggagcatctcatgccagtctttgtaggtcttcaccatcttctggatgatttTTTTGATATTCTTGTTGGCCTCTTCTATTTCGTCGTTCATATATGGTCGATAGGGTGACGAGTTGTGGTATTCGATTTTAAAACTCTCGCATAACTCATCCATCACTTTGTTATTTAGATTCAACCCATTATCTGTGATAATCTTGTtaggaaccccataacgacaaatgatcTC includes these proteins:
- the LOC127123109 gene encoding uncharacterized protein LOC127123109, coding for MDSDNSDNYDQEFWELVEEEFMNDSDEEQQLQNERRSGSSSRPKRRTTVDRGREEGHNRLFNDYFSENPIYTDVQFRRRFRMHRHVFLRVVDSLGNHDEYFQMRVDATGKMGLSPLQKCTSAIRMLAYGSPADLVDEYVRIGENTSIECLERFVKGVNVVFGAEYLRKPNNTDLEHLLQMGESRGFPGMLGSIDCMHWVWKNCPVAWKGQFCRGDHGKPTIMLEAVASQDLWIWHAFFGIAGSNNDINVLNQSNMFNDILEGRAPNVQYTINGTPYNMGYYLADGIYPEWATFVKTISMPQGEKKKLFAQHQESARKDVERAFGVLQSRFAIIHGPARSWHMDTLKHTIYACIILHNMIVEDERHTYEGNFDYSYDNMDINNSVTETFSGPHPNLATRLQRRASIQEKQVHRKLQRDLVEYIWERFGHEDDEI